One window from the genome of Cryptomeria japonica chromosome 6, Sugi_1.0, whole genome shotgun sequence encodes:
- the LOC131040444 gene encoding sugar transport protein MST3 encodes MAGGGFVSNSAPLRHYEGGMTVFVLVSCIVAATGGLIFGYDIGISGGVTSMAPFLKKFFPSVFRKAATAKGNDYCKFDSQILTAFTSSLYIAGLVSALSASSVTRAFGRKVSMVTGGLSFLIGSALNGAAVNVAMLIIGRIMLGFGVGFANQAVPIYLSEMAPPKWRGGLNTGFQLFIGIGVLTANLINYGTAKIDGWGWRLSLGLAAVPAVIMTLGSLTLPDTPNSLIERGQLDKAKAMLQRIRGTPNVEAELEDLVEASATSKMVDQPFRNILKRQYRPQFVMALLIPFFQQLTGINVIAFYAPVLFKTIGFKSDAALMSAVILGVVNLVSIVISIFFVDKYGRRFLFLQGGIQMVICQIIISAILGVKLGTSGNGGLPKGYADFMVVAICLYAAGFGWSWGPLSWLVPSEIFPLEIRSAGQSINVAVNLITTFIFSQVFLSMLCHFKYGIFLFYAGWVVIMTLFVYFFVPETKNVGMEEMTRVWAEHWFWRRWAPPHQPKTADINIDVEMVNGKHHDQKQGTPQQTFQ; translated from the exons ATGGCAGGGGGAGGGTTTGTGAGCAACAGCGCCCCCCTGAGGCACTATGAGGGCGGGATGACTGTTTTTGTGCTGGTAAGTTGTATAGTTGCTGCAACTGGAGGACTAATCTTCGGCTATGACATTGGAATTTCAG GGGGCGTAACATCTATGGCGCCGTTCCTGAAGAAATTTTTTCCGTCGGTATTTAGAAAGGCAGCCACTGCCAAGGGCAATGACTACTGCAAATTCGACAGCCAGATTCTGACCGCCTTCACTTCCTCGCTTTACATCGCTGGACTGGTTTCTGCCCTGTCGGCATCCTCTGTGACCAGGGCTTTTGGCCGTAAAGTGTCGATGGTAACAGGGGGGCTCAGTTTCCTCATAGGATCAGCCCTTAACGGAGCTGCAGTAAACGTTGCAATGCTCATAATCGGGCGTATTATGCTGGGATTCGGCGTAGGCTTCGCAAATCAG GCAGTTCCCATTTATTTGTCGGAAATGGCGCCGCCCAAATGGAGAGGCGGTCTGAACACAGGATTCCAGTTATTCATAGGAATCGGCGTTCTGACGGCGAATTTGATCAATTATGGAACAGCAAAAATCGACGGGTGGGGGTGGCGGCTTTCACTGGGATTGGCAGCAGTTCCGGCCGTGATCATGACTTTGGGATCTCTGACTCTGCCTGATACTCCTAACAGTTTAATTGAAAGGGGACAGCTGGACAAGGCTAAAGCTATGCTCCAGAGGATCAGAGGAACGCCCAATGTCGAAGCAGAGCTTGAGGATTTGGTGGAAGCTAGCGCTACATCGAAAATGGTGGACCAGCCCTTCCGTAATATTTTGAAAAGACAGTACAGGCCCCAATTTGTCATGGCTCTGCTCATTCCTTTCTTCCAGCAGTTGACAGGCATTAATGTCATCGCTTTTTACGCCCCTGTTCTGTTCAAGACCATTGGATTCAAGTCTGATGCTGCTCTCATGTCCGCTGTGATTCTTGGGGTTGTTAACTTGGTTTCGATTGTCATTTCCATCTTCTTTGTTGACAAGTATGGGCGGAGATTTCTCTTTTTACAGGGCGGAATCCAGATGGTTATTTGTCAG ATTATAATATCTGCCATACTGGGTGTCAAGCTTGGAACATCAGGAAATGGAGGACTGCCAAAAGGGTATGCAGATTTCATGGTGGTGGCTATATGCCTGTATGCAGCTGGATTTGGGTGGTCATGGGGGCCACTCAGTTGGCTTGTTCCCAGTGAAATATTTCCTCTGGAGATCAGATCTGCAGGGCAAAGTATAAATGTTGCAGTAAACTTGATTACCACTTTCATCTTTTCCCAGGTTTTTCTTTCAATGCTCTGTCACTTCAAATATGGGATATTTCTCTTCTATGCTGGGTGGGTTGTAATTATGACTCTGTTTGTTTACTTCTTTGTTCCTGAGACTAAAAATGTGGGCATGGAAGAGATGACAAGGGTGTGGGCTGAgcactggttttggaggagatgggcTCCTCCACACCAGCCAAAGACTGCTGATATTAACATTGATGTTGAAATGGTAAATGGGAAACACCATGATCAAAAACAGGGTACTCCACAACAAACATTTCAGTAG